The Neisseria yangbaofengii genome contains a region encoding:
- the trxB gene encoding thioredoxin-disulfide reductase, with the protein MSNHHKLIILGSGPAGYTAAVYAARANLKPVIITGVEQGGQLMTTTEVDNWPADAEGVQGPELMARFQAHAERFGTEMIFDQIHTVDLQNRPFTLKGDMGEYTCDALIVATGASAKYLGLPSEETFAGKGVSACATCDGFFYRGQDVAVVGGGNTAVEEALYLANIAKTVTLIHRRDAFRAEKIMVDKLMKRVEEGKIILKLNANLDEVLGDDMGVTGARLKHNDGSTENIDVKGVFIAIGHKPNTDIFKGQLDMDATGYLQTKGGTADNVGATNIEGVWAAGDVKDHTYRQAITSAASGCQAALDAERWLDSQNL; encoded by the coding sequence ATGAGCAACCATCACAAACTGATTATTTTGGGTTCAGGCCCTGCCGGTTACACCGCCGCCGTTTACGCTGCACGTGCCAATCTGAAACCGGTGATTATTACCGGTGTCGAACAAGGCGGTCAATTAATGACCACCACCGAGGTCGACAACTGGCCGGCCGATGCCGAAGGCGTGCAAGGTCCGGAACTGATGGCGCGTTTCCAAGCCCACGCCGAACGCTTCGGCACGGAAATGATTTTCGACCAAATCCACACCGTTGACTTGCAAAACCGTCCGTTCACGCTCAAAGGCGACATGGGCGAATACACTTGCGATGCGTTAATTGTCGCTACCGGTGCGTCCGCCAAATACTTGGGCTTGCCGAGCGAAGAAACCTTTGCCGGTAAAGGCGTATCCGCTTGCGCCACTTGCGACGGCTTTTTCTACCGCGGGCAAGACGTGGCCGTGGTCGGCGGCGGCAATACTGCAGTCGAAGAAGCGCTTTACTTGGCCAACATCGCCAAAACCGTTACCCTGATTCACCGCCGCGATGCCTTCCGCGCCGAGAAAATCATGGTCGACAAACTGATGAAACGCGTTGAAGAAGGCAAAATCATTCTAAAACTGAATGCCAACTTAGACGAAGTATTGGGCGATGATATGGGCGTGACCGGCGCACGTTTGAAACACAACGACGGCTCCACCGAAAATATCGACGTAAAAGGCGTGTTTATTGCCATCGGCCACAAACCGAACACCGATATTTTCAAAGGCCAATTGGATATGGATGCCACCGGCTATCTGCAAACCAAAGGCGGCACGGCAGACAATGTCGGCGCAACCAATATCGAAGGCGTATGGGCAGCCGGCGACGTGAAAGACCATACTTACCGCCAAGCCATTACCAGCGCGGCTTCCGGCTGCCAAGCAGCTTTGGATGCAGAACGTTGGTTAGACAGCCAAAACCTCTAA
- a CDS encoding assimilatory sulfite reductase (NADPH) flavoprotein subunit has protein sequence MSQANPLPAEISAHLSALSPTQLAWLSGYCWAQSQGAANCAGVAPAAFSAESAAPAVARRITVLSASQTGNARRVAESLHQKLEAAGVSAHLVGAADFKSKTLPEEDILLLVTSTQGEGEPPEEAVPLYKFLFGKKSPDLSKLTFAVLGLGDSSYPNFCQAGKDFDRRFAGLGGSRLIDLGVCDLDFQAAADAWVDALVPKVAELFTQASAAPAGNTAISFAATGGTVYTKEQPYTATLSVRQKITARNAEKDVEHIEIDLSGSGIQYQAGDALGIWPLNAPDTVQEILNLAQLSGSETVKLADGRETDLRTALTEFADITQNAPAFLQQYAVLTDHAELREIVSDSDKLDAYLAITPPVGVLATYPKALDAQTLFGLFRPQTPRLYSIASAQDEVGEEVHLTVGVVRFDHHGQTYTGAASGFIGERLEEGGEIKVFVEHNPHFRLPANGGTPIIMIGAGTGVAPFRSFMQQREANGDSGKNWLFFGNQRFSDDFLYQIEWQQFRKDGLLTRADLAWSRQGKDKVYVQHKITENAAEVWAWLQEGAHVYVCGDATHMARDVEEALLAVIAEQGGLSRDDAEDYLNELREDKRYQRDVY, from the coding sequence ATGAGTCAAGCCAATCCGTTACCTGCCGAAATTTCGGCGCACTTATCCGCCCTGTCGCCAACCCAACTGGCTTGGCTGTCGGGCTATTGCTGGGCACAAAGCCAAGGCGCGGCAAACTGTGCCGGTGTGGCTCCGGCCGCATTTTCCGCCGAATCTGCCGCCCCTGCCGTTGCCCGCCGTATTACCGTATTATCTGCTTCGCAAACCGGCAATGCCCGCCGCGTGGCCGAATCCTTGCATCAAAAACTCGAAGCCGCAGGCGTGAGCGCGCACTTGGTTGGTGCGGCCGATTTCAAGAGCAAAACCCTGCCCGAAGAAGACATTTTACTACTGGTAACGTCCACCCAAGGCGAAGGCGAACCGCCGGAAGAAGCCGTACCGCTGTATAAATTCTTGTTCGGCAAAAAATCGCCTGATTTGAGCAAACTTACCTTTGCCGTATTGGGGTTGGGCGATTCCTCTTATCCGAATTTCTGCCAAGCCGGCAAAGATTTCGACCGCAGGTTCGCCGGATTGGGCGGCAGCCGATTGATTGATTTAGGCGTGTGCGATTTGGATTTCCAAGCCGCTGCCGATGCATGGGTTGATGCACTGGTGCCGAAAGTGGCCGAACTCTTTACTCAAGCTTCTGCCGCTCCCGCAGGCAATACGGCTATCTCTTTTGCAGCAACCGGCGGTACGGTTTACACCAAAGAGCAGCCTTATACCGCCACTTTATCCGTGCGTCAAAAAATTACCGCACGCAATGCCGAAAAAGATGTCGAACACATCGAAATCGATTTGAGCGGCTCAGGCATTCAATACCAAGCCGGTGATGCTTTGGGCATTTGGCCGTTGAACGCGCCGGATACCGTACAGGAAATCCTGAATCTTGCCCAATTGAGCGGTTCGGAAACGGTTAAACTTGCCGATGGCAGAGAAACCGACCTTCGGACGGCCTTAACCGAGTTTGCCGACATCACCCAAAATGCTCCTGCATTCTTGCAGCAATATGCCGTATTGACCGACCACGCCGAATTGCGCGAGATTGTGTCCGACAGCGACAAACTCGATGCTTATCTGGCCATCACGCCGCCGGTTGGCGTGTTGGCGACTTATCCGAAAGCCTTGGATGCGCAAACTTTGTTCGGCCTGTTCCGTCCGCAAACCCCACGCCTGTATTCCATCGCTTCGGCACAAGATGAAGTCGGCGAAGAAGTGCATCTCACCGTCGGCGTGGTACGTTTTGACCATCACGGCCAAACCTACACCGGAGCAGCTTCTGGCTTTATCGGCGAGCGTTTGGAAGAAGGCGGAGAAATAAAAGTATTTGTCGAGCACAACCCGCATTTCCGTCTGCCTGCGAATGGCGGCACACCGATTATCATGATTGGCGCAGGCACAGGTGTGGCGCCGTTCCGCTCGTTTATGCAACAGCGCGAAGCCAACGGCGACAGCGGCAAAAACTGGCTCTTCTTCGGCAACCAACGTTTTTCCGATGATTTCCTGTATCAAATCGAATGGCAGCAATTCCGCAAAGACGGCTTATTGACCCGCGCCGATTTGGCCTGGAGCCGCCAAGGCAAAGACAAAGTGTATGTGCAGCATAAAATCACTGAAAACGCCGCCGAAGTGTGGGCATGGTTACAAGAAGGTGCGCATGTGTATGTGTGCGGCGATGCCACCCACATGGCCCGCGATGTCGAAGAAGCCCTGCTGGCCGTGATTGCCGAGCAAGGCGGATTGAGCCGCGATGATGCGGAAGATTATCTCAACGAATTGCGTGAAGACAAACGCTACCAACGGGATGTGTATTGA
- the glyA gene encoding serine hydroxymethyltransferase, whose product MFSKSVTLAQYDPELAAAMDLEVQRQQDHVELIASENYVSCAVMEAQGSQLTNKYAEGYPSKRYYGGCEHVDAAEQLAIDRVKELFGAAYANVQPHSGSQANQAVYASVLQPGDTILGMSLAHGGHLTHGASVNISGKLYNAVTYGLDENEVLDYAEVERLALEHKPKMIVAGASAYALEIDWAKFREIADKVGAYLFVDMAHYAGLVAGGEYPNPVPFADFVTTTTHKTLRGPRGGVILSRNEDHAKALNSAIFPSLQGGPLMHVIAAKAVAFKEALQPEFKEYAKQVKINAAAMAEELVKRGLRIVSGRTESHVFLVDLQPMKITGKAAEAALGNAHITVNKNAIPNDPEKPFVTSGIRIGSAAITTRGFQEADARVLANLVADVLENPEDEANLAKVRGQVSELCSKYPVYGA is encoded by the coding sequence ATGTTTTCAAAAAGCGTGACCCTCGCACAATACGACCCGGAATTAGCCGCCGCCATGGATTTGGAAGTGCAGCGCCAACAAGACCACGTTGAGCTGATTGCCTCTGAAAACTACGTCAGCTGCGCCGTTATGGAAGCCCAAGGCTCACAATTGACCAATAAATACGCCGAAGGCTACCCAAGCAAACGTTACTACGGCGGTTGCGAACACGTTGATGCGGCCGAGCAATTGGCCATCGACCGCGTGAAAGAGTTGTTCGGTGCGGCTTATGCCAACGTGCAGCCGCACTCCGGTTCGCAAGCCAACCAAGCGGTTTACGCTTCCGTATTGCAACCGGGCGACACCATTTTGGGCATGAGCCTGGCTCACGGCGGCCACTTGACCCACGGCGCCAGCGTGAACATTTCCGGCAAACTCTACAACGCCGTGACCTACGGCTTGGATGAAAACGAAGTATTGGATTACGCCGAAGTCGAACGCTTGGCTTTGGAACACAAACCAAAAATGATCGTGGCCGGCGCATCTGCCTACGCTTTGGAAATCGACTGGGCGAAGTTCCGCGAAATCGCCGATAAAGTGGGCGCATATCTGTTTGTCGATATGGCACACTATGCCGGTTTGGTGGCAGGCGGCGAATACCCGAATCCGGTACCTTTTGCCGATTTCGTGACCACCACCACCCACAAAACCTTGCGCGGCCCTCGCGGCGGTGTGATTTTGTCCCGCAACGAAGACCACGCCAAAGCCTTAAATTCGGCCATTTTCCCAAGCCTGCAAGGCGGCCCTCTGATGCACGTTATCGCGGCCAAAGCCGTGGCCTTCAAAGAAGCGCTGCAACCTGAATTTAAAGAATACGCCAAACAAGTGAAAATCAACGCTGCGGCAATGGCGGAAGAATTGGTAAAACGCGGTTTGCGCATCGTTTCCGGCCGCACCGAAAGCCATGTTTTCTTGGTTGACCTGCAACCGATGAAAATCACCGGTAAAGCCGCTGAAGCCGCTTTGGGCAACGCGCACATCACCGTGAACAAAAACGCCATCCCGAACGACCCTGAAAAACCATTCGTGACTTCGGGCATCCGCATTGGCTCTGCCGCCATAACCACCCGCGGTTTCCAAGAAGCCGATGCCCGCGTATTGGCCAACTTGGTAGCCGACGTATTGGAAAATCCGGAAGACGAAGCCAACTTGGCCAAAGTGCGCGGGCAAGTAAGTGAATTGTGCAGTAAATATCCGGTTTACGGCGCATAA
- a CDS encoding nitroreductase family protein produces MNHTIKTMKNHRAFRHFKTGIAMPEEDVQNIIDCARQAASWMNGQHYTIINITDETLRSQIAALQPANPQVGTCSTFLIFIADLHRSELCSQACDGTFAAAPHSDNLITAVTDTSLAAQNAVVAAESLGYGTCYIGGIRMIAAHIIELLNLPKNTFPLFGLCIGTPDIEMRVKPRLPEHTVYAENRYPDDQTLSDGLEAYEQTMTEFGEAREKLPYREKFARYYSSTKPKNEPLIFQQGWLGGGQHD; encoded by the coding sequence ATGAATCACACCATCAAAACCATGAAAAACCACCGCGCATTCCGCCACTTCAAAACCGGCATCGCCATGCCTGAGGAAGACGTGCAGAACATCATCGATTGCGCGCGCCAAGCGGCTTCGTGGATGAACGGCCAACACTACACCATCATCAATATCACAGATGAAACCCTACGCAGCCAAATCGCCGCCCTTCAACCGGCCAACCCGCAAGTCGGCACCTGCAGCACATTTTTGATTTTTATCGCCGATTTACACCGCAGCGAATTGTGTTCACAAGCCTGTGACGGCACGTTTGCCGCCGCCCCTCATTCCGACAACTTGATTACCGCCGTCACAGATACCTCGCTGGCGGCACAAAATGCCGTTGTCGCTGCCGAAAGCCTGGGCTACGGCACTTGCTACATCGGCGGCATCCGCATGATTGCGGCGCACATCATCGAATTATTGAATCTGCCGAAAAACACCTTCCCATTATTCGGCCTGTGCATCGGCACGCCCGATATCGAAATGCGCGTCAAACCGCGTTTGCCGGAACACACCGTTTACGCCGAAAACCGCTATCCCGACGACCAAACGCTTTCAGACGGCCTCGAAGCCTACGAGCAAACCATGACTGAATTCGGCGAAGCGCGCGAAAAACTGCCTTACCGCGAAAAATTCGCCCGCTATTACAGCAGCACTAAGCCGAAAAACGAGCCGTTGATTTTCCAACAAGGCTGGCTGGGCGGCGGCCAGCATGACTAA
- a CDS encoding YdcH family protein: MFPEYRELISKLKQEDAHFARLFDEHNELDDKITGLVNNPVTAGSDDIEELKKEKLALKDRLYEILLKADGKA, from the coding sequence ATGTTCCCGGAATATCGCGAATTGATTTCTAAATTAAAACAAGAAGACGCACACTTCGCCCGCTTGTTTGACGAGCATAACGAATTGGACGACAAAATCACCGGCTTGGTCAATAATCCGGTAACTGCAGGTTCGGACGATATTGAAGAACTGAAAAAAGAAAAACTGGCATTGAAAGACCGTTTGTACGAAATCCTGTTAAAAGCCGACGGTAAGGCTTAA
- the recB gene encoding exodeoxyribonuclease V subunit beta, with protein sequence MSRSVHAFAPLSIPIRGTNLIEASAGTGKTYGIAALFTRLIVLEKMPVDKVLVVTFTKAATAELKTRLRARLDEVLQALESVDNAAGDSDGLNQYCEREHPGDVFLKGLLQKALEQESQARLIVRLKAAVGDFDNASIYTIHGFCQRVLRDFAFLCQTQFDVELTDDSRERLLVPAQDFWRKRVSNNPQLAKLVFKHQYTPQNMLAEMQSFTCRPYLRFRRPESLLAESQQNAARTWADVKANLPKLEETFWRIHPNLNGNSYRTDTFQELFNRLKHAAEQDYLPKNHDKLPMFGADVLGGKAKKGQSLDAAALADLQMLANLGRDLTQAAAEEENALTLLKLDLLDYIDQALAEQKKSRRERTFDDLLLDVSDALQPANPHAQALAEAVASTWQVALIDEFQDTDPLQYRIFSEIFIRQNKPLFLVGDPKQAIYSFRGADIYAYLQAAEDAQQHYTLATNFRSHAKLINGIGALFRCKNRPFVLENIDYNPVGAAREESRLSPSRPAVQVRWLHGDETEPLNKDALRKRAAGYCADEIAFALNEAAEGRLNFKGQPLEQGNIAVLVRTHNEGSMIAQALKSRRIQSVLLHRESVFASPEAQGLAALLDFWLNPHRTESLRFALSSVLFGYDADALYALNQSEADLLAWIESAEHAARQWQQKGIYTAMQYFSAKHGIETRLLSDGNDRSLTNYHQLLERLSEENEQNRSPALLHQWLLAQIDLAENGDKSESNVLRLESDDALVKIVTMHAAKGLQYPLVYCPFVWDAQDNKAHDWQILHRDGGESELLAKHQLDNDDRTQLADEEMAERLRLLYVALTRAEEQLNIYAAYCQDTDDNTFAYLLEGRADSTREAVQAAYESERKAGKGVAEMAMLKNNWITFIDGQAENENTDFTFTEDTPLSAAYHSGQQTDVQYQAADIPPRDFEYIRHTSFTGLSRRVKAYDSEHEELQPGLDAAESNIRPSENVIEESDDNELSIHHFPRGTNAGLCLHDMLENLDFQSPAAEQSKQILETLTRYGFEDKWLPAVMALLDCCRETPVSGKDTLSDIPADERLPEMGFTLYMQDFNLAALRAWFARPHLGLPPECIEAAQRLDFQDVQGYLTGFIDMTCIASDGQVCVIDYKSNYLGGSTAAYTLQAMNEAVGEHHYYLQALIYAIAVGRYFKLRGLALPQIAVRYLFLRGMDGPENGIWSWDIDAEDLADWV encoded by the coding sequence ATGTCCCGTTCCGTTCACGCTTTTGCGCCGCTGTCGATTCCCATCCGAGGCACCAACCTGATTGAAGCATCCGCCGGCACCGGCAAAACTTACGGCATCGCCGCCCTGTTTACCCGTTTGATTGTGTTGGAAAAAATGCCGGTAGATAAAGTGTTGGTAGTGACCTTCACCAAAGCCGCCACCGCCGAGCTCAAAACCCGTCTGCGCGCGCGCTTGGACGAAGTGTTGCAAGCCTTGGAAAGCGTGGACAATGCTGCCGGAGATTCAGACGGCCTCAACCAATATTGCGAACGCGAACACCCCGGAGATGTGTTTCTCAAAGGCTTGCTGCAAAAAGCGTTAGAACAAGAAAGCCAAGCACGCTTAATCGTGCGCCTGAAAGCCGCCGTCGGCGATTTCGACAATGCTTCGATTTACACCATTCACGGCTTTTGCCAGCGTGTGCTGCGTGATTTCGCCTTTTTGTGCCAAACGCAATTTGATGTCGAGCTTACCGACGACAGCCGCGAGCGTTTGCTGGTGCCTGCACAGGATTTTTGGCGTAAGCGCGTGAGCAATAACCCGCAATTGGCCAAGCTGGTTTTCAAACACCAATACACGCCGCAAAACATGTTGGCCGAGATGCAAAGCTTTACCTGCCGCCCGTATTTGCGTTTCAGACGGCCCGAAAGCCTTTTGGCCGAATCGCAGCAAAACGCTGCCCGGACATGGGCGGACGTCAAAGCCAATCTGCCCAAACTGGAAGAAACTTTTTGGCGGATTCACCCCAATCTGAACGGCAACAGCTACCGAACCGACACTTTCCAAGAATTGTTCAACCGGCTCAAACACGCTGCCGAACAAGATTATCTGCCGAAAAATCACGACAAATTGCCGATGTTCGGTGCAGACGTGTTGGGCGGCAAAGCCAAAAAAGGCCAAAGCCTTGATGCCGCCGCCCTGGCTGATTTGCAGATGCTGGCCAATCTCGGGCGCGATTTGACCCAAGCCGCCGCAGAAGAAGAAAACGCCCTTACCCTGCTCAAACTCGACCTGCTGGACTATATCGACCAAGCCTTGGCCGAACAGAAAAAATCCCGCCGCGAACGCACGTTTGACGATTTGTTGTTAGATGTGTCCGACGCGCTGCAACCGGCCAATCCGCACGCCCAAGCCTTGGCCGAAGCGGTAGCATCTACTTGGCAAGTCGCCCTGATTGACGAATTCCAAGACACCGACCCGCTGCAATACCGGATTTTCAGTGAGATTTTTATCCGCCAAAACAAGCCGTTGTTTCTAGTCGGCGACCCCAAGCAGGCGATTTACAGTTTCCGCGGTGCCGACATTTATGCCTATCTGCAGGCGGCGGAAGATGCGCAACAGCATTACACGCTGGCAACCAATTTCCGCAGCCATGCCAAGCTGATTAACGGCATTGGAGCGCTGTTCCGATGTAAAAACCGCCCGTTTGTGTTGGAAAATATTGATTACAACCCGGTCGGTGCGGCGCGTGAAGAAAGCCGTTTGTCACCAAGCCGCCCTGCTGTTCAGGTACGTTGGCTGCACGGCGACGAAACCGAGCCGCTGAACAAAGATGCCTTGCGCAAACGTGCCGCCGGATATTGCGCCGATGAAATCGCTTTTGCCTTAAACGAAGCGGCGGAAGGCCGTCTGAATTTCAAAGGGCAGCCGTTGGAACAGGGCAACATTGCCGTATTGGTACGCACCCACAACGAAGGCAGCATGATTGCGCAAGCTTTGAAATCACGCCGCATCCAAAGCGTATTACTGCACCGGGAATCCGTGTTCGCCTCGCCCGAAGCGCAAGGCTTGGCAGCTCTATTGGATTTCTGGCTCAATCCGCACCGCACCGAATCACTGCGTTTTGCCTTAAGCAGCGTGCTGTTCGGCTACGATGCCGATGCACTTTACGCACTCAACCAAAGCGAAGCCGACCTGTTGGCGTGGATTGAGTCCGCCGAACACGCCGCCCGGCAATGGCAGCAAAAAGGCATTTACACCGCCATGCAGTATTTTTCTGCAAAACACGGCATCGAAACCCGACTTCTTTCAGACGGCAACGACCGCAGCCTGACCAATTATCATCAATTGCTGGAACGCTTATCCGAAGAAAACGAGCAAAACCGCAGCCCGGCATTGCTGCATCAATGGCTGTTGGCGCAAATTGATCTGGCGGAAAACGGTGACAAAAGCGAAAGCAATGTTTTGCGCTTGGAAAGCGATGACGCCTTGGTCAAAATCGTGACCATGCACGCTGCCAAAGGTTTGCAATATCCACTGGTGTATTGCCCCTTTGTATGGGATGCGCAAGACAATAAAGCACACGATTGGCAGATTCTGCACCGAGATGGCGGCGAAAGTGAATTGCTGGCCAAGCATCAGCTGGATAATGACGACCGCACCCAATTGGCTGACGAAGAAATGGCGGAACGTCTGCGCCTGCTCTATGTTGCCCTTACCCGCGCCGAAGAACAATTGAATATCTACGCTGCCTATTGCCAAGACACCGACGACAACACTTTCGCCTACTTGCTTGAAGGCCGTGCCGACAGCACGCGCGAAGCCGTCCAAGCTGCTTATGAAAGCGAACGCAAAGCCGGAAAAGGCGTCGCAGAAATGGCCATGCTTAAAAACAATTGGATAACATTTATCGACGGTCAGGCCGAAAACGAAAATACCGACTTTACATTCACGGAAGATACGCCCCTCTCCGCCGCTTATCATTCAGGCCAACAAACCGATGTGCAATATCAGGCCGCCGACATTCCGCCGCGCGATTTCGAATACATCCGCCACACCAGCTTCACCGGCTTGAGCCGCCGCGTCAAAGCGTACGACAGCGAACACGAAGAATTGCAACCGGGCTTGGATGCCGCAGAAAGCAACATCAGGCCGTCTGAAAACGTGATTGAAGAAAGCGATGATAACGAATTGAGCATCCATCATTTTCCGCGCGGCACAAATGCCGGTTTGTGCCTGCACGATATGCTGGAAAACCTTGATTTCCAGAGCCCTGCCGCCGAACAAAGCAAACAGATTTTGGAAACCTTAACCCGATACGGCTTTGAAGACAAATGGCTGCCTGCCGTGATGGCTCTGTTGGATTGTTGCCGCGAAACACCGGTTTCAGGCAAAGACACCTTGTCGGACATTCCGGCGGACGAGCGTTTACCCGAAATGGGCTTCACCTTGTATATGCAAGATTTCAACCTTGCCGCATTACGCGCATGGTTTGCCCGGCCGCATTTGGGCTTGCCGCCGGAATGCATTGAAGCGGCGCAAAGGCTGGATTTTCAAGATGTGCAAGGCTATCTCACCGGCTTTATCGACATGACCTGCATCGCTTCAGACGGCCAAGTCTGCGTGATTGACTACAAATCCAATTACTTGGGCGGCAGCACAGCAGCCTACACCCTGCAAGCCATGAATGAAGCCGTGGGTGAACACCACTATTACCTGCAAGCCCTGATTTACGCCATTGCCGTCGGCCGCTATTTCAAATTGCGTGGACTTGCTTTGCCACAAATTGCCGTGCGCTATCTTTTCTTGCGCGGCATGGACGGTCCGGAAAACGGCATTTGGTCGTGGGATATTGATGCAGAAGATTTGGCAGATTGGGTATAA
- a CDS encoding Dyp-type peroxidase produces MNCVIILPDETDIWKKTMNPQTAIISDHAKSGVFIEAGIRIGQIDAVKAACRDSVARLQALQAKFPQADLGLVIAFGSKAWRIFGHAGEGSEIKPFTPLGNGLAPATQQDVLIHIQSLQQDAALALAQNVLETFGDSLTIVTEEHGYRLYQERGLDGFVDGTENPQGQAIYEAGIIPEGQADAGGSYVLLQKYRHDLKRWGKVDVPHQESYIGRSKETDEELDKSVRLADSHLGRVDLKENGIGLKIVRRSLPYGKITGEHGLMFLAYCHTLHNIEAQLSSMFGETDGKVDLLLKHITTAVSGAYYFAPSVERLQNL; encoded by the coding sequence ATGAATTGCGTTATAATATTGCCCGATGAAACTGATATTTGGAAGAAAACCATGAATCCGCAAACCGCCATTATCTCCGACCACGCCAAATCGGGCGTGTTTATCGAAGCCGGCATCCGCATCGGCCAAATCGATGCCGTCAAAGCCGCTTGCCGCGACAGCGTTGCCCGTCTTCAGGCTTTGCAGGCCAAGTTTCCGCAAGCCGATTTGGGCTTGGTCATCGCCTTTGGCAGCAAAGCCTGGCGCATTTTCGGCCATGCCGGCGAAGGCAGTGAAATCAAACCGTTTACCCCTTTGGGCAACGGCTTGGCACCGGCCACGCAGCAAGACGTTTTGATTCACATTCAATCGCTGCAACAAGATGCGGCTTTGGCTTTGGCGCAAAACGTATTGGAAACCTTCGGCGACAGCTTAACCATCGTCACCGAAGAACACGGCTACCGCCTGTATCAAGAGCGCGGTTTGGACGGCTTTGTCGACGGTACGGAAAACCCGCAAGGCCAAGCCATTTACGAAGCGGGCATTATTCCTGAAGGCCAAGCCGATGCGGGCGGCAGCTATGTGTTGCTACAAAAATACCGCCACGATTTGAAACGCTGGGGTAAAGTCGATGTGCCGCACCAAGAAAGCTACATCGGCCGCAGCAAGGAAACCGATGAAGAGCTGGATAAAAGCGTTCGGTTGGCCGATTCGCACTTAGGCCGCGTAGACTTGAAAGAAAACGGCATCGGCCTGAAAATCGTGCGCCGCAGCCTGCCCTATGGCAAAATCACCGGCGAACACGGCTTGATGTTCCTCGCCTATTGCCACACGCTGCACAACATCGAAGCGCAATTATCGAGCATGTTCGGCGAAACCGACGGCAAAGTCGATTTGCTGCTGAAACATATTACGACTGCTGTTTCCGGTGCGTATTATTTCGCGCCGTCGGTTGAGCGTTTGCAAAACCTTTAA
- a CDS encoding metallophosphoesterase, whose translation MRIGFFIIVLVLMQLFTFGLGCSLQWLLAPFIAKHGRRRLMGLAYFITNSLIVGLLLKVDHAIFRVTAFWMVLLLFVMYSALATFILYLLLRKFMAQPPLSRSLRLFAPLFLVFLTVLSVYNAYTPVVRRQSITINKKLDRPLRIGLASDTHLGLLMGTKQLDKLAAIMQREKVDLILLPGDLMDDDTEVYVAKNMRPHLAKLTAPLGVYATLGNHDLFGHQNEIYAELEKAGIRVLVNETIESHGLLLVGRNDDMDKSRPSTEQLLQGHNTNLPVLLLDHRPSEIDLHAKLPVDIQVSGHVHNGQVAPANLIVQTINRVAYGYEAIGNGHYFVTSGYGFWGIPMRLGSQAEVWIIDVKGK comes from the coding sequence ATGCGCATCGGTTTTTTTATTATTGTGTTGGTGTTGATGCAGCTCTTTACCTTTGGTTTGGGGTGCTCGCTGCAATGGCTGCTGGCACCGTTTATCGCCAAACACGGCCGTCGCCGGCTGATGGGTTTGGCCTATTTTATTACCAATAGTCTGATTGTCGGCCTGTTGCTGAAAGTCGATCACGCTATTTTCCGCGTGACGGCGTTTTGGATGGTGTTGCTGCTGTTTGTGATGTATTCGGCACTGGCAACGTTTATCCTGTATTTATTGCTGCGCAAATTTATGGCACAGCCGCCTTTATCGCGTAGCTTGCGATTGTTTGCACCACTGTTTCTCGTGTTCTTGACTGTTTTATCGGTGTACAACGCCTATACGCCTGTTGTGCGCCGTCAAAGCATTACCATCAATAAGAAACTAGACCGCCCGCTGCGCATCGGTTTGGCCAGCGACACTCATTTGGGCTTGCTGATGGGCACCAAACAATTGGACAAACTCGCCGCCATCATGCAGCGGGAAAAAGTCGATTTGATTTTGCTGCCGGGTGATTTGATGGATGACGATACCGAAGTGTATGTCGCCAAAAACATGCGGCCGCATTTGGCCAAGCTGACCGCGCCTTTAGGTGTGTATGCCACGCTGGGCAATCATGATTTGTTCGGTCATCAAAACGAAATTTATGCCGAATTGGAAAAAGCCGGCATCCGCGTGCTGGTGAACGAGACCATCGAATCGCATGGTTTGCTGCTGGTCGGCCGTAACGATGATATGGACAAATCGCGTCCGTCCACCGAGCAGCTATTGCAAGGCCACAACACCAATCTGCCGGTTTTGCTGCTGGATCACAGGCCGTCTGAAATTGATTTGCACGCTAAATTACCGGTGGATATCCAAGTGTCCGGCCATGTGCACAACGGCCAAGTGGCGCCGGCCAACTTAATTGTGCAAACCATCAACCGCGTGGCCTACGGCTATGAAGCCATCGGCAACGGCCATTATTTTGTGACATCGGGCTACGGCTTCTGGGGCATCCCCATGCGCTTGGGTTCTCAAGCGGAAGTGTGGATTATTGATGTGAAGGGTAAATAG